One genomic region from Cellulosilyticum sp. I15G10I2 encodes:
- a CDS encoding ABC transporter permease, which produces MEISLFLSAAVIAGTPLLFATLGGILNEKVGNLNLGVEGMMLMGAIAGFMVGFTTNNALLALLGAGMVGALGALIYAVLTVSLHANQVVTGLSLTIFGTGFSGFLGQKMVGQIISDKLKSSLSPIRIPVLSEIPMIGEALFNQSPFVYFGFVSALLIFIYFIFTSWGLNARMVGENPAAADAAGINVNLYKYIHVLAGGAFCGLGGAFLSLVYVPAWQEGITAGRGWIAVALVIFAGWNPLKAILGGFLFGGLDILGFRLQGAGMNVNQFFLDMVPYIVTIVVLVIAGIKKNSLNAPPKGLGIAYFREER; this is translated from the coding sequence ATGGAAATTAGTCTGTTTTTATCCGCAGCAGTTATAGCAGGAACGCCTTTGTTATTTGCGACACTCGGAGGCATTTTAAATGAAAAAGTAGGTAATCTTAACCTAGGGGTAGAGGGGATGATGCTCATGGGTGCTATTGCCGGTTTTATGGTTGGTTTTACGACGAATAATGCACTGCTTGCACTGCTAGGTGCCGGTATGGTAGGCGCTTTAGGCGCACTTATATATGCTGTTTTAACAGTATCCTTGCATGCCAATCAAGTTGTTACAGGATTGTCCCTTACTATATTTGGTACTGGATTTTCTGGATTTTTAGGTCAGAAGATGGTTGGGCAAATTATTTCTGATAAGTTAAAATCAAGTTTATCACCTATTCGTATTCCTGTTCTTAGTGAGATTCCAATGATAGGAGAGGCGCTTTTTAATCAAAGTCCTTTTGTTTACTTTGGGTTTGTCAGTGCACTTTTGATATTTATCTACTTTATCTTTACAAGCTGGGGACTGAATGCACGCATGGTAGGCGAAAATCCAGCAGCAGCAGATGCAGCGGGGATCAATGTAAACTTATATAAGTATATACACGTTTTAGCAGGAGGCGCTTTTTGCGGACTAGGTGGAGCTTTCTTATCTTTAGTCTATGTTCCAGCGTGGCAAGAAGGCATTACAGCAGGAAGAGGCTGGATTGCGGTAGCACTTGTTATTTTTGCAGGGTGGAATCCACTAAAAGCTATTTTGGGAGGCTTTTTATTTGGAGGTTTAGATATTTTAGGTTTTAGACTGCAAGGCGCAGGGATGAATGTAAATCAATTTTTCCTGGATATGGTTCCTTACATTGTTACAAT